The Thermoanaerobaculia bacterium genome segment GACCGGCGCGATCGACGACGGCGCCGGGGTCGGCATCGTCTGCGAGTCCGCGCGCGCGATCGCCGCGCTCCCGCGCCCCCCGCGCCGGACGGTTCGCGTGGCGCTCTTCGCGGACGAGGAGAACGGGGGGCGGGGCGGCGAGGCGTACGCGAACGCGCATCGGGCGGAGCTCGATCGGCACGTCGGCGCTCTCGAGATGGACCTCGGGACGGATCGCGTCTACCGGATCGGCGTCGCCGGAGGCCCGGAGGCGGAGGCGCTCGCGGCGTTCATCGCGGGCCTCCTGAGGCCGATCGGCGTCACGGAGCGAGCCGCCGACGCCAACGGAGGCTCCGACGTCTCCGCGCTCCGTGCGTTCGGGATTCCCCTGGTCGATCTCGACCAGGACGCGTCGCGCTATTTCGACTTCCATCACTCCGCCGACGACACGTTCGACAAGATCGACCCCGGGAACCTCGCGCAGGCGACCGCCGCGACCGCCGTCGTCGCCTGGACGCTGGCGGACGCGCCGGAAACGCCGGGACGAATCCCGCAGGAGAAGAGGACCGTCAAGCGCTGGTAGTTGGCCGGCGCGACGGCCCGCGCCGGCGAGTCGCGGGTCGGCGAGCGGTGCGTCCACGAGTGGCATCGCCGGTCCGGTTTTCGACTCGCGACCCTCGACTATCGGTCTTGTTCCGCGATCCAGGCGTCGACGTTCTTCTCGAGCACGTCGAGCGGAAGCGAGCCGTGCAGCAGCACCGCATCGTGGAACCGCCGGACGTCGAACTTCGGGCCGAGCGCCTTCTCCGCGCGCGCGCGGAGCTCGCGGATCTTCATCTCTCCGATCTTGTAGGCGAGCGCCTGCCCCGGCCAGGAGATGTACCGGTCGACCTCGACGGTGATGTCGTTGAGAGTCTTCGCGGTGTTCCGGGCCATGTAGTCGATCGCCTGCTGACGGTCCCACCGGAAGGCGTGCATCCCCGTGTCGACGACGAGGCGGCAGGCGCGCCACATCTCGTAGGTGAGCTGGCCGAAGTGCGAGTAGGGGTCTTCGTAGAGTCCCAGCTCACGGCCGAGGCTCTCCGCGTAGAGGCCCCACCCCTCCCCGAAGGCCGTGTAGTAGGCGTTCCGGCGGAAGTCGGGCAGGTCCCGGAGCTCCTGCGCGAGGGCCGCCTGGAGATGATGACCCGGAACGGCTTCGTGGAGCGTCAGCGCCTCCATCTCGTAGCGGGGCCGGGTGTCGAGCTTGTACGGGTTGACCATCATGAACCCCGCCCGGCTCCCGTCGGCCGCGCCCGGCTGGTAATAGGCGGTCGTCTGAGCCGGCTGGGCGGCCTCGGGGATGACGCCGACGCCGTACGTGTTGCGTGGAAGGGTGGCGAAGAGGCGCGGCAGCTCGCCGTCGATCCGTTTGGCGATGTCCCGGTATCCGCGCACGAGATCGTCCGCGCTCGTGTAATAGAAGCGCGGGTTCGTGCGCAGATCCTTCAGGAAATCGGCGAAGGAGCCCCGGAAGCCGGTCTGCGCGATGATCTTCTCCATCTCGCCGTGGATCCGCGCGACCTCGCCGGACCGATCTCGTGGATCGTCTTCGGGTCCAGAGTCGTCGTCGTGTGGAGCCGGACCGAATAGCGGTAGAACGCGTCCCCGTCGGGAAGCGACCATGCGCCCACATCCTTCCGGCACGCCGGGAGGTAGCTCTTCTCGAAGTATTCGAGGAGCCTCGCGAACGCGGGCTGGACGTTCCCGGCGATGACCGCCGTCCCTTGCCGCCGGAACCGCTCGCGGTCGGTCTCGGAGAGGGCGTCGGGGAAGCGCGTGAAGGGCTCGAAGAAGGGGCTCTTCTCGGGCGGGCCGGAGGACTCCGCCCGAAGCTGCTCCGGGACCTTCTCCACCGCGATCCGGGCGGCGACCCAGCCGGTTTCGACCCCCTTCTTCAGGAGCGCGATCACCTGGTCGGCCTGTTTCGGGACCGCCGCCAGCCGCGCGAGGTAGGACTCGTAGTCGCGCGCGGACCGGAACGGGGTCTGGGGCGGAACGCTCGGGAGCTCGATCTGCATCCCGGCCAGGGGTCCGATCGCGAGGTACTCCGTCGGAAAGCGATTCCCTTCGATCGCGAGCTCGACGTCGTGGAGGAAGAGGTCGTAGCTCACCCGGCTTTCCGGAGAGAGCGCCTCGCGCCGGAAGGTCCGCAGGGTCGCGAGCTCGCTCTCCGAGCGCCGCTTCCGCTCGGCGATCGCCTCGAAGCTCAGGTCGGTCAGGCGGTCGTTCCAGCGGTTGTCGCCGACGAGGGTCGCGCCCTCCGGGTACTGCTCGAGACCCCACTGCCATTCCTCGTCGAAGAAGCGGCGAAGCCGCGCGTCTTCGCTCCCGGCGGCGGCCGCGAAGGACGAGCCGAAGGCGACGACCAGGACGATGCCGGCGAGTCTGGCGAGCATGGATTCCTCCGGGGCGAGATCCTATTCCAGCCTGGCGCTCTCGACTTCCGGAGCGGGGAGGCTCAGAGCGGCCGGGCGCGCCGGCTTTTCCGGATCGGGGCGGCCCTCTCGGTCGCGGGAGGGCTCGCGGAGCGCTCGACGGAATCGATGATCCGGCGAAGGGCGGCGACGCCGGTCCGGATCCGGGCGACGTCGCTTCCCCCATATCCCAGGATCAGCCCCGCCTTGCGGGTCTCGCCGCTGTAGGCATCCGAGAGGGGCGCGACCCACAGCCCTTCGTCCGCGGCGCGGAGGGCGATGGCGCGGTCGTCCTCCCGCCGTTTCAGCGCCGCCGTCAGATACATCCCCGCCTCGTCGCCGAGGATCTCCAGCTCGCCGCCGAGCTCGCGCCGGATCTCCTCGACGAGCGCCGCCCGGCGCTCCCCGCAGACGATCCTCATCCGACGAATGTGCCGGGAGAACTGCTCCTCCCGGATGAAGTCGGCGAGGACCGCCTGGGGAAGCGTGGGCTGGTAGATCGCGGTGGCCGAGCGAACGTCCGCGAAGTCGGGCACGAGGTCGCGCGGGAGCACGAGATAGCCGATCCGGAGCGCCGGAAACAGGATCTTCGTGAAGGTTCCCACATAGATGACCCGGGAATCGCGGTCGAGTCCCTGGAGCGAAGCGATCGGGAGCTTTCCGAACCGGTATTCGCTGTCGTAATCGTCCTCGACGATCCAGGCGCCCGTGTCTCGCGCCCAGTCGAGGAGCTGAAGCCGGCGGGAAGCGCTCATCGTCACGCCGAGCGGGAACTGGTGCGAGGGAGTGACGAAGACGGCGCGGGCCCGGGGGGCGAGCGCGATCCCCGCCGCGACGTCGATCCCTTCCTCGTCGACCGGGACCGGAACCGCGCGCACGCCCGCGAGGGCGAGGACCTTGCGGATGCCGAAATATCCCGGCTCTTCGATCCACGCGGCGGCGCCGTCGTCGAGCAGGACGCGCACCGCCAGATCGAGGGCGGGCTGCGACCCGCCGCTGATCATGACCTGGTCGGCCTCGCACCGGACGGCCCGAGCGGTTCGGAGATAGCCGGCAACGGCCTCCCGGAGCGACGAGAGTCCGAGCGGTCCGCCGTCCGGCCGGAGGAGGGAGTCGCTGCGGCGGGAATGGCGCGCGACGAGAGACGACCAGACTTTCGAGGGAAACCGGTCGATCGGCGGCTCGGCGATCGAGAAAGCGCCCCGGCCGATCCACCACGGACGAGAGTCGCGGCGGCGGACCGAGTCCACGCGGGCGGCGACGCGGCGCGGCGCCGGGGGAGAGGGGCGGGAGGGTCCCGGAGCGTTGCGGCGGGGCCGAAGAACGTCTTCGGGCAGCGTCCGGGCGACGAAGGTTCCGGATCCCGTCCGGCTCTCGAAATACCCTTCCGCGAGGAGCTGCTCGAAGGCGTTCAGCACGGCGAGCCGGGAAATACCGAGCTCCGCGGCGAGGCTCCGGGTCGAAGGAAGGCGCTGGCAGGCCCGGAGACGACGCTCGACGATCGCGTCGCGATAGCCTTCATAGATCTGCCGATAGAGCGGTTTGCCGGAAGACCGTTCGATCGCGACCAGCGGGAGGATTCCCGCAGGGGCTGCCCGCACCGCGCGAGAATAGTGGCGCTGCCGGTCCACCGGCAAGTGGCCCTTGCGACCGACCGCGCGCGCCCCGAGACTGCGATCTCCGGAGGATCCATGAGACCCCGAATCCGTCGCGCCCTTCTCGCCGCCGCCGGCCTGACGACGATCGGCCGAGTCGGAGCGGTTCCCTCGTCCCCGAGCGCCGCCCGCGCCGTTCTCGTCGAGCTCTTCACGTCGCAGGGCTGCTCCTCCTGTCCCCCCGCCGATCGCCTGCTCGACCGGCTCGGCGCGGAGGAGGGAGCGTCGATCGTGCCGCTCGCGTTCCACGTCGACTACTGGAACCA includes the following:
- a CDS encoding M20/M25/M40 family metallo-hydrolase, whose translation is AEPGVPPLPAAALSAPDADLVERLAASSPVRMRLALGCRTEPDAPGANVVGEIRGSDRPEEIVLLGAHLDSWDLGTGAIDDGAGVGIVCESARAIAALPRPPRRTVRVALFADEENGGRGGEAYANAHRAELDRHVGALEMDLGTDRVYRIGVAGGPEAEALAAFIAGLLRPIGVTERAADANGGSDVSALRAFGIPLVDLDQDASRYFDFHHSADDTFDKIDPGNLAQATAATAVVAWTLADAPETPGRIPQEKRTVKRW
- a CDS encoding PLP-dependent aminotransferase family protein, yielding MRAAPAGILPLVAIERSSGKPLYRQIYEGYRDAIVERRLRACQRLPSTRSLAAELGISRLAVLNAFEQLLAEGYFESRTGSGTFVARTLPEDVLRPRRNAPGPSRPSPPAPRRVAARVDSVRRRDSRPWWIGRGAFSIAEPPIDRFPSKVWSSLVARHSRRSDSLLRPDGGPLGLSSLREAVAGYLRTARAVRCEADQVMISGGSQPALDLAVRVLLDDGAAAWIEEPGYFGIRKVLALAGVRAVPVPVDEEGIDVAAGIALAPRARAVFVTPSHQFPLGVTMSASRRLQLLDWARDTGAWIVEDDYDSEYRFGKLPIASLQGLDRDSRVIYVGTFTKILFPALRIGYLVLPRDLVPDFADVRSATAIYQPTLPQAVLADFIREEQFSRHIRRMRIVCGERRAALVEEIRRELGGELEILGDEAGMYLTAALKRREDDRAIALRAADEGLWVAPLSDAYSGETRKAGLILGYGGSDVARIRTGVAALRRIIDSVERSASPPATERAAPIRKSRRARPL
- a CDS encoding DUF885 domain-containing protein: MEKIIAQTGFRGSFADFLKDLRTNPRFYYTSADDLVRGYRDIAKRIDGELPRLFATLPRNTYGVGVIPEAAQPAQTTAYYQPGAADGSRAGFMMVNPYKLDTRPRYEMEALTLHEAVPGHHLQAALAQELRDLPDFRRNAYYTAFGEGWGLYAESLGRELGLYEDPYSHFGQLTYEMWRACRLVVDTGMHAFRWDRQQAIDYMARNTAKTLNDITVEVDRYISWPGQALAYKIGEMKIRELRARAEKALGPKFDVRRFHDAVLLHGSLPLDVLEKNVDAWIAEQDR
- a CDS encoding DUF885 domain-containing protein; translation: MLARLAGIVLVVAFGSSFAAAAGSEDARLRRFFDEEWQWGLEQYPEGATLVGDNRWNDRLTDLSFEAIAERKRRSESELATLRTFRREALSPESRVSYDLFLHDVELAIEGNRFPTEYLAIGPLAGMQIELPSVPPQTPFRSARDYESYLARLAAVPKQADQVIALLKKGVETGWVAARIAVEKVPEQLRAESSGPPEKSPFFEPFTRFPDALSETDRERFRRQGTAVIAGNVQPAFARLLEYFEKSYLPACRKDVGAWSLPDGDAFYRYSVRLHTTTTLDPKTIHEIGPARSRGSTARWRRSSRRPASGAPSPIS